CCGCGCTGTCCGAGGCCGCGGTGCTGGTCACCGACTCCGGCCTCTCCGCACAGGCCAGCGGAGCCCTCGCCGACCACGTCGGCGAGCTGGTCGTGGTCGACCCGGTCGACGATGACGACGACACGTTCGAGGAGGAGCACGACGCATGAGCCGCGATCCCGTCCACCTGACCCGCGGCGGCGTCAGCGTCGTCCTGGCGCGCGACGACGCCGGCATCCCCTCCGTCGTCCACTGGGGCGCCGCCCTCGGTGACCTCGACGGCCGAGCCCTCACCGCGCTGACCGCGGCCCGCCGCCCCGGCGTCTCGCGCTCGTCGTACGACGTCCCGCGCCGCACCGGCGTGGTGCCCGACGTGACGCGCGGGTTCTCCGGCACGCCCGCGCTGTCGGGCCACCGGGTCGGTGGCAGTGCGCGCGCCGCCGCCCCGAGTCTCGTGGACTGGGAGGTCCTCGTCGGCGACGCCGCCATCACCGCCACGTCGGAGGACGACGAGGCCGGCTGGTCGGTGACGCTCCAGCTAGGGCTCGACGACGCCGGGCTGCTCCACGCCCGCACCTCCGTCACCAACACCGCCGACGGCGACCTCCACCTCGCCTCGGCCCTCACCGCGCTGCCCGTCGCCGCGCACGCCACCGAGCTGCTCGACCTCACGGGTCGCTGGTGCAAGGAGCGCACCCCCCAGCGGCACCGCTGGGTGCAGGGCACCCACCGCCGCGATGCCCGCCACGGCCGCACCGGCCACGACGCCACCCTGCTGATGGTCGCCGGGACGCCCGGCTTCACCTTCGGCTCGGGCGAGGTCTGGGCGGTGCACACCGCGTGGAGCGGCAACCACACCCACTACGCCGAGCGCGCGCCCGAGGGCGACTGCCTCGTCGGCGGTGGCGAGCTGCTCGAGCCGGGCGAGGTGGTGCTGGCGCCGGGTGAGACCTACCGCTCGCCGTGGCTGCTGGGCTCCTGGTCGGGTGCCGGTCTCGACACGATGAGCCACCGCCTCCACGCCCACCTGCGCGCGGTGACGCCGCGGGCGCGCACCGAGCGCCCCGTCATCGCCAACTCGTGGGAGGCGGTCTACTTCGACCACTCCCTCGAGCGGATCGCCGAGCTGGCCGACGCCGCGGCCGGGGTCGGGGTCGAGCGCTTCGTGCTGGACGACGGCTGGTTCCTCGGCCGCCGCGACGACACCGCAGGCCTCGGCGACTGGCAGGTCGACGCAGAGGTCTGGCCCCACGGCCTGGCGCCGCTGGTGGAGCACGTCACCGGGCGCGGCATGGAGTTCGGCCTGTGGGTCGAGCCGGAGATGGTCAACCTCGACTCCGAGACCGCTCGGCGGCACCCCGAGCGGGTGCTGCGCGGACGGTCGGAGGTGCCACCGTCGTGGCGCCAGCAGCAGGTGCTCGACCTCCAGGACGAGGCGGCGTACGACGACCTGCGCGACGCCCTGCTCGCCCTGCTCGACGACCTCGACATCGCCTACCTCAAGTGGGACCACAACCGCGACCTCACCGACGTCACGCACGCCGGCCGTCCGGCGGTGCACGGGCAGACGCTCGCCGCCTACCGGCTCCTCGACGAGCTGCGCGACGCGCACCCGGAGCTGGAGATCGAGTCGTGCTCCTCCGGCGGCGGTCGCGTCGACGCCGAGGTGCTCACCCGCACCGACCGGATCTGGCCCAGCGACACCATCGACCCGCTCGAGCGCCAGCACCTCCAGCGCTGGACCTCGCTGCTGGTGCCGCCGGAGCTGATGGGCTCGCACGTGGGTGGACCGACCTCGCACACCACCGGGCGCACCCACGCACTGCGCTACCGCGCGGCGACGGCGCTGCTCCACTCCTTCGGCATCGAGTGGGACATGTCCCGCCTCGACGAGGCGACGCTCGCCGAGCTGGCCGAATGGATCGACCTGCACAAGCAGGTCCGACCGCTCATCGGCACCGGCTCCCTGGTGCACCCCGACCACCCGGACCCCGCCGTGCTGGTGACGGGCGTGGTGGCCGCGGACCGATCGGAGGCGTGGTACGTCGTCGCGACGGTCGCGGCGACCGAGACCCAGCACCCGGCGCCGCTGCTGCTCACCGGGCTCGACCCCGACCGCACCTACCGGCTCTCCGAGGAGCTGCCGCCCACGCCGGGCGGCGCGGACCTCAGCGGGACCTGGGCGGCGCGCGGTGCGGAGCTCGGCGGGCGCGTGCTGGCCACTGTGGGCGTCGCGCTCCCCGTCCTCGACCCCGAGGAGGCGCGGGTGCTGCGTCTGGTGGCCGTCGCCTGAGCCGAGGTCCCGCGGACCGGCCTAGGCTGTCGGACATGGACGCCGACGCCTGGGACCAGCGCTACTCCGCCAGCGAGCTGGTCTGGTCGCGCGAGCCCAACCAGTTCGTCGCCACCGAGCTCGCCGACCTGCCGCCCGGCACGGCGGTCG
This sequence is a window from Nocardioides sp. S5. Protein-coding genes within it:
- a CDS encoding alpha-galactosidase, which codes for MSRDPVHLTRGGVSVVLARDDAGIPSVVHWGAALGDLDGRALTALTAARRPGVSRSSYDVPRRTGVVPDVTRGFSGTPALSGHRVGGSARAAAPSLVDWEVLVGDAAITATSEDDEAGWSVTLQLGLDDAGLLHARTSVTNTADGDLHLASALTALPVAAHATELLDLTGRWCKERTPQRHRWVQGTHRRDARHGRTGHDATLLMVAGTPGFTFGSGEVWAVHTAWSGNHTHYAERAPEGDCLVGGGELLEPGEVVLAPGETYRSPWLLGSWSGAGLDTMSHRLHAHLRAVTPRARTERPVIANSWEAVYFDHSLERIAELADAAAGVGVERFVLDDGWFLGRRDDTAGLGDWQVDAEVWPHGLAPLVEHVTGRGMEFGLWVEPEMVNLDSETARRHPERVLRGRSEVPPSWRQQQVLDLQDEAAYDDLRDALLALLDDLDIAYLKWDHNRDLTDVTHAGRPAVHGQTLAAYRLLDELRDAHPELEIESCSSGGGRVDAEVLTRTDRIWPSDTIDPLERQHLQRWTSLLVPPELMGSHVGGPTSHTTGRTHALRYRAATALLHSFGIEWDMSRLDEATLAELAEWIDLHKQVRPLIGTGSLVHPDHPDPAVLVTGVVAADRSEAWYVVATVAATETQHPAPLLLTGLDPDRTYRLSEELPPTPGGADLSGTWAARGAELGGRVLATVGVALPVLDPEEARVLRLVAVA